The Lysinibacillus pakistanensis genome includes a window with the following:
- a CDS encoding ABC transporter permease: MEAFISLVQRNNKVFRRDKTQVFYSLLSVIIVIVLYAVFLQKMQVDAIEQMTEATPELITMVNEWLVAGLLSMIAVTTTLAAYGIAVKDLESKAQADFLTAPISRATIQFSYVFNAFIIGCIFSFIALLGCEIFIVSTGGELLSIGDFVHVVGLLFLSVLLASVFNLFLVLFATTQNSFSTLSTIVGTALGFLCGVYVPIGALPSFAQNLIMYFPISHTTLLLRNAFMGSSITKVFEGIPASNVEEYKEMYGIVYDLHGNILSTSTSVIIILATTLILAILSIILFKKKNK; this comes from the coding sequence ATGGAAGCATTTATTAGCCTAGTACAACGAAATAATAAGGTTTTCCGTAGAGATAAAACACAAGTTTTCTATTCACTGCTTTCTGTCATTATCGTAATTGTGCTATATGCCGTATTTCTACAAAAAATGCAGGTGGATGCTATTGAGCAAATGACAGAGGCTACACCTGAACTAATTACAATGGTGAATGAATGGCTTGTAGCGGGGCTATTATCCATGATCGCTGTAACTACAACACTCGCAGCCTACGGAATTGCCGTAAAGGATTTGGAATCTAAAGCACAGGCTGATTTTTTAACCGCCCCTATTTCAAGAGCCACTATTCAATTTAGCTATGTGTTCAATGCCTTTATTATTGGCTGTATCTTTTCCTTTATTGCCCTCCTTGGCTGTGAAATCTTTATTGTATCCACTGGCGGTGAGCTTCTCAGCATTGGAGATTTCGTTCATGTAGTAGGCCTATTATTTTTATCAGTATTACTTGCCAGTGTTTTTAATCTTTTTCTAGTATTATTTGCGACGACTCAAAACTCCTTTTCAACATTAAGTACCATTGTGGGAACTGCACTTGGCTTCTTATGTGGCGTCTATGTCCCTATTGGTGCATTACCTAGCTTTGCACAAAATTTGATTATGTATTTCCCTATCAGTCATACAACCTTACTATTACGCAATGCATTTATGGGAAGCTCCATCACCAAAGTTTTCGAGGGTATACCTGCTTCAAACGTGGAAGAATATAAAGAAATGTATGGTATTGTCTATGATCTACATGGAAATATTCTCAGTACCTCTACAAGTGTCATTATTATTCTAGCTACTACTCTTATACTAGCCATCCTATCTATTATCCTTTTCAAAAAGAAAAATAAATAG
- a CDS encoding DUF2087 domain-containing protein, which translates to MDVNELFWQASIEDIKKGYVEETAYFTCLLCGERIEKGIIYPYEGVLYEAEKFMQHHITSAHHSVFHYLNGLNKKMTGLTDHQSHIMRLFYEGHTDQEIKERLDIGSATTIRHHRFTLKEKERQAKTFLAMMELLKEKDQKEDHFIPIHKTATMVDDRYNITLSEEQELLEKYFPKGIGQELTRFPKREKHKIIILRAITKLFDKTKQYTEKELNEAIQPMYEDYVQIRRYLIEYGFMDRTDDGSAYWIK; encoded by the coding sequence ATGGATGTTAATGAACTGTTTTGGCAAGCATCGATTGAGGACATTAAAAAGGGTTACGTAGAGGAAACAGCATATTTTACTTGCTTGCTTTGCGGCGAACGAATTGAAAAAGGTATTATCTATCCCTATGAAGGCGTACTTTATGAGGCAGAAAAATTTATGCAGCATCATATTACTTCTGCACATCATTCCGTTTTTCATTATTTAAATGGATTAAATAAAAAAATGACAGGGCTAACAGACCATCAAAGTCATATCATGCGTTTATTCTATGAGGGACATACGGATCAAGAAATAAAAGAGAGGCTTGATATAGGTAGCGCAACAACGATTCGTCATCACCGTTTTACACTCAAGGAAAAAGAGCGACAAGCAAAAACATTTCTTGCCATGATGGAACTATTAAAAGAAAAGGATCAAAAGGAAGATCATTTTATTCCAATTCATAAAACCGCAACAATGGTGGATGATCGCTATAATATTACGCTATCTGAGGAACAAGAGTTACTCGAAAAGTATTTTCCAAAGGGAATTGGTCAAGAGCTTACCCGGTTTCCAAAACGAGAAAAGCATAAAATTATCATCCTACGAGCAATCACAAAGCTTTTCGATAAGACCAAACAGTACACAGAAAAAGAATTAAATGAGGCAATCCAGCCAATGTATGAGGATTATGTACAAATCCGCCGTTATTTAATTGAATATGGTTTTATGGACCGTACAGATGATGGCAGTGCCTATTGGATAAAGTGA
- a CDS encoding DUF3021 domain-containing protein: MKILRMMIIGLLISLSSSYVLVTLSMLSNNEVIVGSALLEQVIIAAILGVVIGLLSLIYDIERLPFLIQLPLHIIAVTLCVIIAGYFGHWFDHSSLVYILIAEIVIYVIVWGITYVLQLNDIKEINHEIQKRKE; this comes from the coding sequence ATGAAAATATTGCGCATGATGATTATTGGTCTACTTATTTCACTGAGTTCCTCCTACGTCCTTGTGACCTTAAGTATGCTGTCTAATAATGAAGTGATAGTAGGATCAGCATTACTTGAGCAAGTCATAATCGCTGCCATTCTAGGTGTTGTCATAGGCTTATTGTCCTTAATTTATGATATTGAGCGTTTACCTTTTTTAATACAACTGCCCTTACACATAATCGCCGTAACTTTATGTGTAATCATCGCAGGTTATTTTGGCCACTGGTTTGATCATTCTAGTCTTGTGTATATACTGATAGCGGAAATCGTTATTTACGTTATCGTATGGGGTATTACCTACGTGCTTCAATTAAACGATATTAAAGAAATCAATCATGAAATACAAAAAAGAAAGGAATAA
- a CDS encoding GIY-YIG nuclease family protein, whose product MDHKKELKEMYKEMKIEAGVFTMTNKQNGKVFVGSFNNLKRLNGFQFSLKTNSYTNKKLQADFNTFGQDAFDLEIVEYLKKKEEGYFDAKRELEKLEQKWLDTLQPFGDRGYNA is encoded by the coding sequence ATGGACCATAAAAAAGAATTAAAGGAAATGTATAAAGAAATGAAAATTGAAGCGGGCGTTTTTACAATGACCAATAAACAAAATGGAAAGGTGTTTGTTGGTAGCTTCAATAATTTAAAGCGCCTAAACGGATTTCAATTTTCGCTTAAAACTAATTCATATACCAATAAAAAACTACAAGCAGATTTCAACACTTTTGGTCAAGATGCTTTTGACCTTGAAATCGTTGAATACTTAAAGAAAAAAGAAGAGGGCTATTTTGATGCCAAAAGAGAGCTAGAAAAACTTGAGCAAAAATGGCTCGATACACTACAGCCTTTTGGTGACCGTGGCTATAATGCATAA
- a CDS encoding ABC transporter ATP-binding protein, whose protein sequence is MKFAIQVDKLRKQYGEHRAVKGISFTVEEGTLFAFLGANGAGKSTTIEILCTLLEKTSGTVKINGHTLDASNDNAEIRKSIGVVFQQSLLDERLTVRENILHRGKTYGLSRAQLAENYQFVSTYLHLEDIEKRKYGTLSGGQKRRADIARALIHRPKILFLDEPTTGLDPQTRQFVWQAIKQLQLETNMTVFLTTHYMEEAAVAHHVIVLKQGEIVAEGTPDALKTKYAYDSMALVFHNSAEGSKWLKDNAISYTEKLGIYTIRVDSTLHALDLLKKAEPFIASFEVIKGTMDDVFLHIMAEEGAA, encoded by the coding sequence ATGAAATTTGCTATACAAGTTGACAAACTGCGTAAGCAATATGGTGAGCATCGGGCTGTTAAAGGGATTTCATTTACTGTAGAAGAAGGCACCCTCTTTGCATTTTTGGGGGCAAATGGTGCAGGTAAATCAACAACCATTGAAATACTTTGTACCTTATTAGAAAAAACAAGTGGTACTGTGAAAATTAACGGTCACACCCTTGATGCAAGCAATGACAATGCTGAAATACGGAAATCAATTGGCGTGGTTTTTCAGCAAAGCCTACTTGATGAGCGATTAACCGTTCGTGAAAATATACTGCATCGCGGCAAAACATATGGCTTATCAAGAGCACAGCTGGCTGAAAACTATCAATTTGTTTCTACCTATTTACATTTAGAGGATATAGAAAAACGTAAATATGGAACATTATCCGGCGGTCAAAAAAGACGCGCTGATATAGCACGAGCGCTTATTCATCGACCGAAAATTTTATTTTTAGATGAGCCAACAACCGGATTAGATCCACAAACACGTCAATTTGTTTGGCAGGCAATTAAACAACTGCAACTTGAAACAAATATGACTGTGTTTTTAACTACACATTACATGGAGGAAGCGGCTGTTGCACATCATGTCATTGTTTTAAAGCAAGGAGAAATTGTTGCTGAAGGAACACCGGATGCTTTGAAGACTAAGTATGCCTATGATTCGATGGCACTTGTTTTTCATAATAGTGCTGAAGGCAGTAAGTGGCTCAAGGACAATGCCATTTCTTACACAGAAAAGCTCGGTATTTACACTATTCGAGTTGACTCAACGCTTCATGCTTTGGACTTATTAAAAAAGGCAGAGCCGTTCATCGCCTCCTTTGAAGTAATAAAAGGGACAATGGATGATGTCTTTCTTCATATTATGGCGGAGGAAGGTGCTGCATAA